From Acidobacteriota bacterium, one genomic window encodes:
- a CDS encoding DUF2911 domain-containing protein: protein MKKVLLLFLLIGSLLMWGCAPGETADESAEEPAGEAMEEGDDEAPPARGMAELTLDGKRIAIDYGRPALEGRDMISQLEVGAAWRMGQNEATVLDTEASLTFGDASIEPGQYRLWAMKTSAQEWVLIVSSDLENYDESNEVARIPFTVGENEAAAEQFTIELQETGANSGTLVATWDMLRLSADFTAE from the coding sequence TTGATGTGGGGTTGTGCCCCGGGTGAGACCGCTGACGAGTCGGCCGAAGAGCCGGCCGGCGAGGCGATGGAGGAAGGCGACGACGAGGCCCCTCCTGCCCGCGGCATGGCTGAATTGACCCTTGACGGCAAGCGAATCGCCATCGACTATGGACGTCCCGCCCTGGAAGGGCGCGACATGATCTCTCAGCTTGAGGTGGGCGCTGCCTGGCGCATGGGCCAGAACGAGGCCACCGTCCTCGACACCGAAGCGTCCCTGACCTTCGGCGACGCCTCCATCGAGCCCGGCCAGTACCGCCTCTGGGCCATGAAGACCTCTGCCCAGGAGTGGGTGCTGATCGTCAGCTCTGATCTGGAGAACTATGACGAGTCCAACGAGGTGGCCCGCATCCCGTTCACGGTGGGAGAGAACGAGGCGGCCGCCGAGCAGTTCACCATCGAGCTGCAAGAAACAGGCGCCAACTCCGGCACCCTGGTCGCCACCTGGGACATGCTCCGCCTCAGCGCCGACTTCACGGCCGAGTGA